The following proteins come from a genomic window of Triticum aestivum cultivar Chinese Spring chromosome 6A, IWGSC CS RefSeq v2.1, whole genome shotgun sequence:
- the LOC123130114 gene encoding peroxidase 70: MASSSGCRAWHCLLALFLLSSSAYGQLSPSFYAKSCPTLQLIVRATMIKALLAERRMGASLLRLHFHDCFVQGCDGSILLDDVGSFVGEKTAFPNVDSVRGYEVIDEIKKNVELLCPGIVSCADIAALAARDGTFLLGGPSWSVPLGRRDSTTASLTEANSDLPAPSLSLGQLIKAFDKKQLSPQDLTALSGAHTIGFSQCVNFRDHIYNGTNIDPAFATLRKRTCPAQAPNGDKNLAPFDVQTQLLFDNAYYRNLVAKRGLLNSDQVLFDGGSQDALVRQYVANPALFASDFVTAMIKMGNINPLTGTAGQIRRNCRVVNS, encoded by the exons ATGGCTTCCAGCTCTGGCTGTAGGGCCTGGCATTGCTTGCttgccctcttcctcctctcctcttccgCGTATGGTCAGCTGTCGCCGTCGTTCTACGCCAAGAGCTGCCCGACGCTGCAGCTCATCGTGCGGGCCACCATGATCAAGGCGCTCCTCGCCGAGCGCCGAATGGGCGCCTCCCTCCTCAGGCTCCACTTCCACGACTGCTTTGTCCAA gGCTGTGACGGGTCCATTCTCTTGGATGACGTGGGTAGCTTCGTTGGCGAGAAGACGGCCTTTCCGAACGTGGATTCGGTGCGGGGCTACGAGGTGATCGACGAGATCAAGAAGAACGTGGAGCTGCTCTGCCCTGGcatcgtctcctgcgccgacatcgCCGCCCTCGCAGCACGGGACGGCACTTTCCTG CTAGGCGGGCCCAGCTGGTCGGTGCCGCTCGGCCGCCGGGACTCAACGACGGCCAGCTTGACTGAGGCGAACAGCGACCTCCCGGCGCCAAGCTTAAGCCTGGGCCAGCTCATCAAAGCGTTCGACAAGAAGCAGCTGAGCCCGCAGGACCTCACTGCGCTGTCCGGCGCGCACACCATCGGCTTCTCGCAGTGCGTCAACTTCCGCGACCACATCTACAACGGCACCAACATCGACCCGGCGTTCGCCACGCTGCGCAAGCGCACCTGCCCCGCCCAGGCCCCCAACGGCGACAAGAACCTGGCACCGTTCGACGTGCAGACACAGCTCCTCTTCGACAACGCCTACTACCGCAACCTGGTCGCCAAGCGCGGCCTGCTCAACTCCGACCAGGTGCTCTTCGACGGCGGCTCCCAGGACGCGCTGGTGCGCCAGTACGTCGCTAACCCGGCGCTCTTTGCCTCCGACTTCGTGACGGCGATGATCAAGATGGGGAACATCAATCCGCTCACGGGAACCGCCGGCCAGATTAGGCGCAACTGCAGGGTCGTCAATAGCTGA